The following coding sequences are from one Polynucleobacter sp. JS-JIR-II-50 window:
- a CDS encoding Bax inhibitor-1 family protein, giving the protein MSDLNSYGFGQTGSISTVQVRNRVLRNTYALLALSMVPTVIGAWLGVAMGLDLFSGSPFIGFIVFMAVAFGFFWAIEKNKDSGVGVLLLLGFTFFMGIMMSRLIGFTLNSYSNGATLIMLSFGGTAAIFATMATIATVSKSDFAGMGKWLMVGVLLLIVASLANIWLQLPALMLTVMVLAIAIFSAFILVDVQRVINGGETNYIMATLAIYLDVYNVFTNLLALLGIVGGNRD; this is encoded by the coding sequence ATGAGTGATCTGAACTCTTACGGCTTTGGCCAAACCGGCTCAATTAGCACCGTCCAAGTACGCAATCGCGTACTCCGCAATACTTACGCCCTTTTGGCGCTCTCCATGGTTCCAACTGTGATTGGCGCCTGGCTTGGAGTTGCTATGGGTCTAGACCTGTTCTCTGGCAGCCCCTTTATTGGCTTCATCGTCTTCATGGCCGTAGCCTTTGGTTTCTTCTGGGCAATTGAAAAGAATAAAGATTCCGGTGTTGGCGTCCTCTTGCTTCTGGGCTTTACCTTCTTTATGGGCATCATGATGTCCCGTTTGATTGGCTTCACCCTCAACAGCTATAGCAATGGTGCGACCCTCATCATGCTGTCCTTTGGTGGCACCGCTGCCATCTTCGCCACGATGGCAACTATTGCCACTGTAAGTAAGAGCGACTTTGCCGGAATGGGCAAATGGCTCATGGTTGGCGTGTTACTCCTAATCGTTGCCTCATTGGCGAACATCTGGTTGCAATTGCCAGCTTTGATGTTGACTGTGATGGTGTTAGCCATCGCCATCTTCTCAGCCTTTATCTTGGTTGATGTGCAACGCGTCATCAATGGTGGCGAGACAAACTACATCATGGCTACATTGGCTATTTATTTAGATGTGTATAACGTCTTCACCAACTTACTTGCCCTCTTGGGTATTGTTGGTGGTAATAGAGATTAA
- a CDS encoding 3'-5' exonuclease codes for MATVLVFDIETIPDVAGLRRLENLPDSMSDAEVASKVMAERAEKTGSEFLPLFLQKIVAISCVIRRTTKEGLPQIKVGTLGAPQDDEKVLIQAFFDLIEKYTPQLVSWNGSGFDLPVLHYRALANHVQAPRYWEMGESQDSDSREFKWNNYISRYHMRHLDMMDLLAKFNGRANAPLDGLAKLCGFPGKMGMDGSQVWPAYQDGKINDIRRYCETDVVNTYLMYCRFQLLRGGFSHAEYQEEIEFVKAYLEKESKEPNGSQWQEYLQGFSADA; via the coding sequence ATGGCGACCGTTCTTGTATTCGATATTGAAACCATCCCTGATGTAGCTGGATTGCGTCGCCTAGAAAATTTGCCGGACTCCATGAGTGATGCCGAGGTTGCTAGCAAAGTGATGGCTGAGCGCGCAGAAAAGACCGGTAGTGAATTTCTACCACTATTTCTACAAAAGATTGTTGCCATTTCTTGTGTGATTCGCAGAACTACTAAAGAGGGCTTGCCACAAATTAAAGTGGGCACTCTTGGCGCTCCGCAGGATGATGAGAAGGTCTTAATACAAGCCTTCTTTGATCTCATCGAAAAATATACCCCTCAATTGGTTTCTTGGAATGGCAGCGGCTTTGATTTACCTGTGTTGCACTATCGCGCTTTAGCGAATCATGTACAAGCCCCTCGTTATTGGGAGATGGGCGAGAGCCAGGATTCTGATAGCCGAGAATTTAAGTGGAATAACTACATCAGTCGTTATCACATGCGTCATCTCGACATGATGGATCTATTGGCTAAATTTAATGGTCGTGCAAATGCCCCTTTAGATGGATTGGCAAAGCTTTGCGGGTTCCCGGGCAAGATGGGTATGGATGGTAGTCAGGTATGGCCTGCGTATCAAGATGGCAAGATTAATGATATCCGCCGTTACTGTGAGACTGATGTGGTCAATACCTATCTCATGTACTGTCGTTTTCAATTGCTGCGTGGCGGTTTTTCTCATGCTGAATATCAAGAAGAAATTGAGTTTGTTAAGGCTTATTTAGAAAAAGAATCTAAAGAGCCTAATGGCAGTCAGTGGCAAGAATATCTCCAAGGTTTTTCTGCGGATGCGTAG
- a CDS encoding efflux RND transporter permease subunit: MSVFTSFIRGVIEKRVLVIFASIVLLGLGMFSLSKLPIQPYPGVAPLTIQAISQWPGRSTTEVEQQVTIPVENALAGIPGLQAFRSVSLFGLSVVTLKFNDTADPFKARQVFISNLSNVSFPPGVTSSISPDSDATGEIMRYEVRSDYASSTLLKTLQNYEIYKELKQTPGVADVSSFGGKVRQYQVIVSPESLQAKGVTVSQLIDALTNANSNTGGGLLPSGEQQFVVRGVGLLKNIDDIKQVVITINNGVPIRIGDVARVEIGNAPRLGMFQFNDNPDSVEGIVYLRRGENATEVLARVRSTVENINKHVLPPGIEVKPFYDRQVLLDITIGTVKHTLFFGISLVLAVLFFFLGNIRAAAVVAAVIPLALCVSFIQMHLWSVPANLISLGAIDFGVIVDSAVILTENVMRHLEEGGKRLNQSIIMATSEVQRAMIYSTGIIIVAYSPLFFMGGVEGIIFKPMAFTMGFALIAAMVLSLTFLPAMISLVFGENLHHKPPSFITKILDGYKPLLRKWMDRPLTVFSAAVFVLGLTLLSMTRLGTAFLPTLEENNIWLRVTLPNTVDLDYSVKVADQLRETFMAQPEIDKVAAQIGRPDDGTDSTGVFNQEYGLYLKSPDKMPSGTSKKDLITHLETELNKIPGITYSFSQYIQDNVNEALSGVKGENSVKIYGTDLDVLDQKAHEVIDQLKQVRGVADEGILKELGQPTLNIQIDRDKAARYGINVNDIQTVVANAIGGAAVTNLLEDEKTFGIAIRLNEGSRNDVSDIGHLLVDSPDGVKIPLSMVATVRLTDGPFFIYREAGKRYIAIKFSVRNRDLGSAVEDAQFLVEQNITLPPNYSISWDGQFNQMKQAQKKLMLIVPLALMGIFLLLVSAFGNFRDAFIVMINVPFAAIGGVIALHLAGETLSISAFFGFLSLFGIAIQDGVILISFINKTAATEHGQMKDIMVEGASLRVRPVLMTAALSGLGLLPAALSHSIGSEAQRPLALVIVGGMVTTTVLTLLVLPVIYGWFRGRALTMPASNI; the protein is encoded by the coding sequence GTGAGCGTTTTCACCTCCTTTATTCGAGGGGTAATCGAGAAGCGCGTTCTGGTGATTTTTGCTTCGATCGTGTTGCTTGGACTTGGTATGTTCAGTCTAAGCAAGTTGCCTATTCAGCCATATCCTGGCGTTGCGCCATTAACAATCCAAGCAATTTCCCAGTGGCCTGGTAGAAGTACTACTGAAGTTGAGCAGCAAGTCACCATTCCAGTAGAGAATGCTTTAGCTGGCATTCCTGGATTACAAGCGTTTCGTTCGGTATCGCTATTTGGCTTATCTGTTGTAACGCTTAAATTTAATGACACAGCCGATCCATTTAAGGCACGTCAAGTTTTCATTAGTAACTTATCAAACGTCAGCTTTCCGCCTGGCGTTACTTCCAGTATTAGCCCGGACTCAGATGCCACTGGCGAGATCATGCGCTATGAGGTGCGCTCAGACTATGCAAGCTCAACCTTGCTCAAGACCTTACAAAACTATGAGATCTATAAAGAGCTCAAACAAACGCCTGGTGTAGCGGACGTCTCTTCCTTTGGTGGCAAGGTTCGTCAGTATCAAGTGATTGTGAGTCCTGAGAGCCTTCAGGCAAAGGGCGTAACTGTTAGCCAGTTGATCGATGCTTTAACGAATGCTAATAGCAATACTGGTGGCGGTTTACTTCCTAGTGGTGAGCAACAGTTTGTGGTGCGCGGTGTAGGCCTTCTCAAGAACATTGATGACATTAAGCAGGTGGTCATCACTATCAACAATGGCGTACCTATTCGCATCGGCGATGTTGCGCGAGTAGAAATCGGTAACGCTCCACGCTTGGGCATGTTCCAATTTAATGACAACCCTGATTCTGTTGAAGGTATTGTTTACCTGCGTCGCGGTGAGAATGCAACTGAGGTTTTGGCTCGCGTCCGTAGCACAGTTGAAAATATTAATAAGCATGTCCTGCCCCCTGGCATCGAGGTAAAGCCTTTTTATGATCGCCAGGTACTCTTAGACATCACTATTGGCACCGTTAAGCACACCTTGTTCTTTGGTATCTCGCTGGTGTTAGCAGTTCTGTTCTTCTTCTTGGGTAATATTCGTGCAGCTGCTGTGGTGGCTGCGGTTATCCCATTGGCTTTGTGCGTCTCATTCATTCAAATGCATTTGTGGAGCGTGCCAGCCAATTTGATTTCCTTGGGTGCGATTGACTTTGGTGTGATTGTTGATTCGGCGGTGATTTTGACTGAGAACGTCATGCGTCACTTAGAAGAGGGCGGTAAGCGCTTGAATCAAAGCATCATCATGGCCACTAGTGAAGTTCAACGTGCCATGATTTATTCGACTGGCATCATCATCGTGGCCTATTCCCCATTATTTTTTATGGGCGGTGTTGAGGGCATTATCTTTAAACCGATGGCCTTTACGATGGGCTTTGCTCTGATTGCTGCAATGGTTTTGAGTTTGACCTTCTTGCCCGCAATGATTTCATTGGTATTTGGTGAAAACTTGCACCACAAACCACCTTCATTTATTACTAAGATTTTGGATGGCTACAAGCCATTGCTAAGAAAGTGGATGGATCGTCCATTAACAGTTTTCTCAGCAGCAGTATTTGTCCTTGGTTTAACTCTCTTGAGCATGACCCGTTTGGGAACCGCATTCTTACCAACACTGGAGGAAAATAATATTTGGCTACGTGTCACCTTGCCGAATACTGTGGATCTAGATTACTCGGTCAAGGTTGCAGATCAGTTGCGCGAAACTTTTATGGCGCAACCGGAGATTGATAAGGTTGCAGCGCAAATCGGTCGCCCGGATGATGGTACTGATTCCACTGGCGTTTTCAACCAAGAATATGGTTTGTATCTAAAGAGTCCTGACAAGATGCCAAGTGGCACTTCAAAGAAGGATCTTATTACGCATTTAGAAACCGAACTGAATAAGATTCCCGGCATTACTTATAGCTTCTCACAATATATTCAAGATAACGTCAACGAGGCTTTATCTGGTGTTAAGGGTGAGAACTCCGTCAAAATTTACGGAACCGATCTGGATGTGCTTGATCAAAAGGCCCACGAGGTGATAGATCAGCTCAAACAGGTTCGTGGTGTAGCTGATGAGGGCATCCTAAAAGAGCTTGGTCAGCCAACGTTAAATATTCAAATTGATCGTGATAAGGCTGCGCGTTACGGCATTAATGTGAATGATATTCAGACGGTGGTGGCAAATGCCATTGGTGGTGCTGCTGTCACAAACTTGCTCGAAGATGAAAAGACCTTCGGCATTGCTATTCGCCTTAATGAAGGCAGTCGTAATGATGTATCCGATATTGGGCATTTATTAGTCGACTCTCCAGATGGAGTGAAAATTCCGCTGTCAATGGTGGCGACTGTGCGCTTAACGGATGGTCCATTCTTTATTTACCGTGAAGCAGGCAAGCGCTACATTGCGATTAAATTTAGCGTTCGTAACCGCGACCTAGGTAGCGCCGTTGAAGATGCGCAGTTCCTGGTGGAGCAGAATATTACTTTGCCGCCGAACTATTCCATTAGCTGGGATGGTCAGTTTAATCAGATGAAACAAGCTCAGAAAAAACTGATGTTGATTGTTCCTTTGGCGTTAATGGGCATCTTCTTGTTGTTAGTAAGTGCGTTTGGCAACTTCCGCGATGCTTTCATTGTGATGATTAATGTGCCGTTTGCTGCCATTGGTGGTGTGATTGCATTGCACTTGGCGGGTGAGACCTTAAGCATCTCTGCATTCTTTGGATTCTTATCGCTCTTTGGTATTGCGATCCAGGATGGCGTGATCCTCATTTCCTTTATTAATAAAACAGCCGCCACCGAGCATGGTCAGATGAAAGACATCATGGTCGAGGGTGCCTCACTCCGTGTTCGCCCGGTATTGATGACGGCGGCTCTTTCTGGTTTGGGTCTGTTACCAGCGGCCTTATCTCATTCGATTGGCTCTGAGGCGCAACGTCCTTTAGCTCTGGTCATTGTGGGTGGCATGGTGACAACTACCGTATTGACGCTCTTAGTATTGCCTGTAATTTATGGTTGGTTCAGAGGTCGCGCATTAACAATGCCAGCAAGTAATATCTAA
- a CDS encoding efflux RND transporter periplasmic adaptor subunit — translation MKDKILSFLKHWYEKAKPILHKGAHHGASHAKVAAAGLGGLYWNLSPQNRHRVRLAAFAFAILSVGIVLGRVTNVNRSVKVETSDKALKVESSGILELKLPGVTLNPAIYVFQAAEKVQVPVNLKVPGRLAFNAEKSKVLSARAPGRVERIYAFDGAPVDIGSPIVEMYSPEFLSAQQEYLLSSKTAKVLETSKTMSDLLGDARITQQAAANRMRNLGAGDGDIRSIEATGKTTSNLIMRSPLKGVVVKRNVEPGSAVNSGDVIATLADPKQLWFLGNVFEQDFKMIKQGQKMVLHLEAYPDKEFVATANYIAPTIDPQTRALLIRADVENTDDLLRPDMYAYGSLTTGTADAVVVPQSAIVRVRENRYAIIKVGSETYRRVPVKGYDLNSKSFAITEGIEQGWQVLAEGAVLLNDRFAKQED, via the coding sequence TTGAAAGACAAAATTCTTTCGTTTCTAAAGCATTGGTATGAAAAGGCAAAGCCTATTTTGCATAAGGGCGCACATCATGGCGCAAGCCATGCAAAAGTAGCCGCTGCTGGCTTAGGAGGTTTGTACTGGAACCTATCACCACAGAATCGCCATCGTGTTCGCCTTGCTGCCTTTGCCTTTGCCATTCTCTCTGTGGGCATTGTGCTGGGTCGCGTTACCAATGTGAATCGTTCGGTAAAAGTGGAGACTTCTGATAAGGCGCTAAAAGTAGAGAGTAGTGGCATATTGGAATTAAAGCTTCCTGGCGTAACCCTGAATCCAGCTATCTATGTATTTCAGGCAGCAGAAAAAGTACAGGTACCTGTAAACCTCAAAGTGCCTGGGCGTTTAGCATTTAATGCGGAGAAATCGAAAGTTCTGTCAGCACGCGCCCCTGGAAGAGTTGAGCGGATCTATGCTTTCGATGGCGCCCCGGTGGATATTGGATCGCCAATCGTAGAAATGTATAGTCCTGAGTTCTTGTCAGCGCAGCAAGAGTATTTACTTTCCTCCAAGACAGCAAAAGTTCTCGAGACAAGTAAAACAATGAGTGATTTGTTGGGCGATGCCCGCATTACTCAACAAGCTGCTGCTAATCGCATGAGAAACTTAGGTGCGGGTGATGGCGATATTAGGAGTATTGAAGCTACCGGTAAAACTACGAGTAACTTAATCATGCGCTCCCCTTTGAAGGGTGTAGTGGTAAAGCGTAACGTTGAACCTGGATCTGCCGTCAATTCAGGTGATGTAATTGCGACTTTGGCTGATCCTAAACAGTTATGGTTTTTAGGAAATGTTTTCGAACAAGACTTTAAGATGATTAAACAGGGTCAAAAAATGGTCTTGCATCTTGAGGCATACCCGGATAAAGAATTTGTAGCTACCGCAAATTACATTGCACCCACAATTGATCCTCAAACTCGCGCTTTATTAATTCGTGCAGACGTAGAGAATACGGATGACCTCTTGCGCCCAGATATGTATGCTTACGGATCGTTAACTACTGGTACGGCTGATGCAGTTGTAGTGCCGCAATCGGCGATTGTTCGCGTACGTGAAAATCGTTATGCCATTATCAAAGTTGGCTCGGAGACATACCGGCGTGTGCCAGTAAAAGGCTACGACTTAAATAGCAAGAGCTTTGCAATTACCGAAGGCATAGAGCAGGGCTGGCAAGTATTGGCTGAAGGCGCTGTGTTATTAAACGACCGCTTTGCGAAGCAGGAGGACTAA
- the rlmD gene encoding 23S rRNA (uracil(1939)-C(5))-methyltransferase RlmD — protein sequence MRRGDKPVNIEVTEPIKVEALDLDAQGIARLAPNEEETAQGQSGKVIFIKGALPTELVTYTITSNKARFSKAKVRDILKPAVFRAEPKCKAFGVCGGCTMQHLDIRAQVAMKQRVLEDDLQHIAKVKPQEILRPMGGPTWEYRHRARLSAVNRSIKKGTVLIGFHEGKSGYVADMLACEILPKHVSDLLPEMRKLVMGLSIVDRMPQIEIAVGEPEDALSDDPKKSKPVTALVFRNLKPLTVEDEQRLRQFADQHQVWVWLQPKGIETVAPFYPETGKLCYRLPEFEIEMPFKPADFTQVNHMMNRALVSRAIRLLEVKETDRVLDLFCGIGNFTLPLARKAKQVLGIEGLESLTTRAKANAEHNGLVDKASFMQSDLFQVTTETIASWGKAERWLMDPPREGAMEICKALAELHISQSELLPKRIVYVSCNPKTLARDVEILCHQAGYTLSSAGIINMFPHTSHVESMAVFVRL from the coding sequence ATGCGTAGGGGAGATAAGCCAGTCAATATTGAGGTGACTGAGCCAATTAAAGTCGAAGCACTGGATTTGGATGCCCAGGGAATTGCACGTCTAGCCCCTAATGAGGAAGAGACCGCCCAAGGTCAAAGCGGTAAGGTGATCTTTATTAAAGGCGCGCTGCCAACCGAGTTGGTCACTTACACCATCACCAGTAATAAAGCGCGCTTTAGCAAAGCCAAAGTACGCGACATTCTGAAACCCGCCGTGTTTAGGGCGGAACCTAAGTGCAAAGCCTTTGGTGTGTGTGGTGGCTGCACCATGCAGCATCTCGATATCAGGGCGCAAGTAGCGATGAAGCAGCGTGTACTTGAGGATGACTTGCAACACATTGCCAAAGTAAAGCCGCAAGAAATTCTGCGCCCGATGGGTGGGCCTACTTGGGAATATCGTCACCGAGCACGTCTAAGCGCTGTCAATCGCTCCATTAAAAAAGGTACGGTACTGATTGGTTTTCATGAGGGTAAGAGTGGCTATGTAGCTGACATGCTAGCTTGTGAAATTTTGCCTAAGCACGTATCAGACTTATTGCCCGAGATGCGCAAGTTAGTGATGGGATTATCGATTGTTGACCGTATGCCGCAGATTGAGATTGCGGTAGGCGAGCCGGAAGATGCCCTCTCGGATGATCCCAAGAAATCAAAACCAGTCACCGCTTTAGTGTTTCGCAATCTTAAACCTTTAACTGTTGAGGATGAGCAACGTCTCCGACAGTTTGCTGATCAGCACCAGGTTTGGGTATGGCTCCAACCCAAGGGGATTGAGACTGTTGCGCCGTTTTATCCTGAGACCGGCAAACTTTGTTATCGGCTGCCTGAGTTTGAAATTGAGATGCCCTTTAAACCTGCGGATTTCACACAGGTAAATCATATGATGAATCGTGCATTGGTGAGCAGGGCGATTCGATTGCTTGAAGTCAAAGAAACGGATCGAGTATTGGATCTCTTTTGCGGTATTGGCAACTTCACATTACCGCTTGCCAGAAAAGCAAAACAAGTTTTGGGGATCGAGGGTTTAGAGAGTTTGACAACTCGAGCTAAAGCCAATGCAGAACATAACGGACTCGTTGATAAAGCTAGCTTTATGCAAAGCGACTTATTTCAAGTTACAACAGAAACGATTGCATCGTGGGGCAAAGCAGAGCGCTGGTTAATGGATCCGCCGCGCGAGGGTGCAATGGAGATTTGTAAGGCGCTAGCAGAGTTGCATATTTCGCAAAGTGAATTGTTGCCAAAACGTATTGTTTACGTATCCTGCAATCCTAAAACTTTGGCGAGGGATGTGGAGATCTTGTGCCATCAGGCGGGCTACACATTGAGTAGTGCGGGCATAATTAATATGTTCCCCCACACCTCCCACGTGGAGTCTATGGCCGTATTTGTTCGTCTGTAG
- the ndk gene encoding nucleoside-diphosphate kinase, translating to MAIERTLSIIKPDAVAKNVIGKIYDRFESAGLKIIASRMAHLSQNEAEQFYGVHKDRPFFKDLVSFMISGPVMIQVLQGEGAIAKNRDLMGATDPKKAEKGTIRADFADSIDANAVHGSDAPETAAVEVAFFFPGMNVFNR from the coding sequence ATGGCAATTGAACGCACCCTTTCTATTATCAAACCTGATGCTGTCGCTAAAAACGTCATCGGCAAAATCTATGACCGTTTTGAATCCGCTGGTTTGAAGATCATTGCTTCCAGAATGGCGCATTTGTCACAAAATGAAGCTGAGCAGTTCTACGGCGTTCATAAAGACCGTCCTTTCTTCAAAGATTTAGTGAGCTTCATGATTTCTGGTCCTGTAATGATTCAAGTATTGCAAGGCGAAGGCGCAATTGCTAAGAATCGTGATTTGATGGGCGCTACTGATCCGAAGAAGGCAGAAAAAGGCACAATCCGTGCTGACTTTGCTGACAGCATTGATGCAAACGCGGTTCACGGTTCTGATGCTCCTGAAACAGCTGCTGTGGAAGTTGCATTCTTCTTCCCTGGCATGAATGTTTTCAATCGTTAA
- a CDS encoding peptidoglycan DD-metalloendopeptidase family protein, with protein MSSSLMLVVGCSTPRTKPASVTDRSGGSSEPAPPGYYRVKKGDTLARIALDHGQAPRDVVQWNKAANPSFNPNVIEVGDLIMVKAPAGTKTAKVAEKKPSSEKSDSVVSTPEPAKNEVVAEPGIRLSWPAKGKVTGEFSETNKGIDIAGKVGEPVLAASDGKVVYAGNSLRGYGNLVIVKHDNTYLTAYAHNSKLLVKEGDTVRKGQKIAEMGDTDTTAAKLHFELRVNGKPVNPTPYLQ; from the coding sequence ATGTCCTCATCTTTGATGTTGGTGGTTGGATGTTCTACACCTCGCACTAAGCCTGCTAGCGTGACTGATCGTAGTGGCGGCTCAAGTGAGCCTGCGCCCCCTGGTTACTATCGCGTTAAAAAAGGTGACACCTTGGCGCGCATTGCATTGGACCATGGTCAGGCACCACGTGATGTAGTGCAGTGGAACAAGGCAGCTAATCCTAGCTTTAATCCGAATGTGATTGAAGTGGGTGACTTGATTATGGTTAAAGCACCAGCAGGAACCAAGACTGCAAAAGTGGCTGAGAAAAAACCATCGTCCGAAAAATCAGATTCAGTAGTCTCCACTCCAGAGCCAGCAAAAAACGAGGTAGTTGCTGAGCCAGGCATTCGTTTATCTTGGCCTGCAAAAGGCAAGGTTACCGGTGAGTTCAGTGAGACCAATAAAGGGATTGATATTGCCGGCAAGGTCGGCGAGCCAGTTCTCGCCGCCTCTGATGGCAAGGTAGTCTATGCAGGTAATAGTTTACGTGGCTATGGCAACCTTGTGATTGTTAAGCACGACAACACTTATCTCACTGCTTATGCCCACAACAGTAAGCTCTTGGTAAAAGAGGGTGATACCGTTCGTAAGGGTCAGAAGATTGCCGAGATGGGCGATACAGACACTACTGCAGCTAAGCTCCACTTCGAGTTACGCGTTAACGGCAAACCAGTTAATCCAACGCCGTACTTGCAGTAA
- the surE gene encoding 5'/3'-nucleotidase SurE has protein sequence MSNRQPHILVSNDDGYLAPGLLALVNAVRPLGRITVIAPEQNHSGASNSLTLSRPLSIHRVAGGERDGFFFVNGTPTDCVHVAMTGFLDEKPDLVISGINQGENMGEDTLYSGTVAAAVEGVMFGVPGIAFSQIDRGWNRIEDAAKAAHDVVAQMLVSALARTEGTATLLNVNIPNRPYADLYRWRVTRLGNRHHSQPVVVQDSPRGEKIYWIGAAGDVKEGSEGTDFHAIAEGCISITPMQLDLTHHARLAAMRANGWDRG, from the coding sequence ATGAGCAATCGTCAACCTCACATCTTGGTCTCCAATGATGATGGCTATTTAGCTCCTGGCCTATTGGCTTTAGTGAATGCGGTGCGCCCCTTGGGTCGTATTACCGTGATTGCTCCTGAGCAGAACCATAGCGGCGCCTCGAATTCACTCACATTATCTAGACCATTGTCGATTCATCGTGTTGCAGGTGGCGAGCGTGATGGATTTTTCTTTGTCAATGGCACGCCAACTGATTGCGTGCACGTTGCCATGACAGGATTTTTGGATGAGAAACCTGACCTAGTGATCTCTGGCATCAATCAAGGTGAGAACATGGGTGAAGATACGCTTTACTCTGGCACTGTTGCTGCCGCAGTTGAGGGTGTGATGTTTGGTGTGCCAGGCATTGCATTCTCGCAAATTGATCGCGGCTGGAATCGCATTGAAGATGCCGCTAAAGCAGCGCATGATGTAGTAGCCCAAATGTTGGTTTCTGCCTTGGCTCGTACTGAGGGTACGGCAACGCTACTGAACGTCAACATCCCTAATCGTCCTTATGCCGATTTGTATCGCTGGCGTGTAACGCGCCTCGGTAATCGCCATCACTCTCAACCAGTGGTGGTGCAGGATAGTCCACGTGGTGAGAAGATCTACTGGATCGGTGCTGCAGGTGATGTTAAAGAGGGTTCAGAGGGCACGGACTTTCATGCGATTGCTGAGGGATGTATTTCGATTACGCCAATGCAATTGGATTTAACGCACCATGCTCGCTTGGCGGCGATGCGCGCGAATGGTTGGGATCGCGGTTGA